A single region of the Pseudosulfitobacter pseudonitzschiae genome encodes:
- a CDS encoding cyclase family protein, protein MTMRLIDLARPLENTEYADPPGLAPKITYFAHQETADQVLSFFPGVGRDALPGGEGWAVEQVSLSTHNGTHLDAPYHYHSTMDGGQRAITIDEVPLEWCIGRGVKLDFRALPDGHVVTPEEIEAEFERIGHDLQPGDIVLVNTAAAAQYGTPQYVPSGCGIGRAATNWMTERGMRVCGTDAWSWDAPFMHTAKRVAETGDPSLIWEGHRAGMDRAYCHMEKLANLDALPATGFEVQCFPVKIKGASAGWCRPVAILKD, encoded by the coding sequence ATGACAATGCGTTTGATCGACCTTGCCCGACCACTGGAAAATACCGAATACGCCGATCCGCCGGGGTTGGCCCCCAAGATCACGTATTTCGCGCATCAGGAGACCGCCGATCAGGTGCTGTCCTTTTTTCCGGGTGTGGGTCGCGACGCGCTTCCGGGTGGCGAGGGTTGGGCGGTTGAGCAGGTGAGCCTTTCGACCCACAATGGCACGCATCTTGATGCCCCCTATCACTACCATTCCACAATGGACGGCGGCCAACGCGCGATCACCATCGACGAGGTGCCGCTTGAGTGGTGCATCGGGCGTGGGGTGAAACTGGATTTTCGGGCGTTGCCGGACGGGCATGTCGTCACCCCCGAAGAGATAGAAGCCGAGTTTGAACGCATTGGCCATGATCTGCAACCGGGGGATATCGTTTTGGTCAACACTGCTGCCGCCGCGCAATACGGAACGCCGCAATACGTGCCTAGTGGCTGCGGCATCGGGCGTGCAGCGACAAACTGGATGACCGAGCGCGGAATGCGGGTCTGTGGCACCGACGCATGGAGCTGGGACGCGCCGTTTATGCATACCGCTAAGAGGGTCGCCGAAACAGGTGATCCATCCCTTATCTGGGAAGGGCACCGCGCTGGTATGGACCGCGCCTATTGCCATATGGAAAAGCTTGCCAATCTGGATGCCCTGCCAGCGACGGGGTTCGAGGTTCAGTGCTTTCCGGTCAAAATCAAAGGCGCCTCGGCGGGCTGGTGCCGCCCTGTTGCCATTCTCAAGGACTAA